GTACCACCGGCATAAGGAAGATATTGGTAAGCCTCGCGTCCAAAAGCATCGTACAACACCGGCTTCACAACATCCGGCGCAGCAGCGCCGCCGCCGCCCCGCCTCGTAACAGTTTGCAAAGGCCGGCCTAGCCCGTCAACATATTGTGTTTGCTGCTGCACCTGCGTGTACCCCGCCGACAACACGGTCAACTCACTGGCTATAGGCTGCACAGGCGTAAAACTGCGCACATAATTAACCGGGTAATCTGTATAGTAGCCGGCAGGTGTAGCAGTAACCGTAACCGCGGCAGGCACGCCGCCCGTAGAAGGCGTCACCTGCGCACATAATGTGGTTGACCACAAAACCGGTACCAGTGCCACCGCTAATTTTAAGAGTATGGTAAGGGTTGATTGGGTTTTCATCGTAATGCTGTTTAGGATTTAAGGGAGTCTTTAACAGGAACAGGCTGCACACCGCTTTCCGAAGCGTTCATCACCTTCTGAACAAAAGGCGACAACAATGATGAATTAGATCCAAGCACAGCATAAAGCTTCCCTTGCCCGTTTATAAAAAATTTATGACCGGAGCCTTTCACGTCCATATCAAAATGTCCGTTCTCCTCTTTGCTGGTCAGCCATTTCATGACAGGCGACTGCCCCCCGCCTTTCCTGGAATACAGCACATCAGTTAACAGTATCCCTGTGTTCCCGTAACGCGCATTTATCGCAGCTTTGGTAGCCTGCGAAGCACCATCCTCCTGCGAAAGCACGCCAATAACTTGTACCCGGTTACCATAAGCGGCCACAAAGCCCTTCAGTTGTACTATAAGCGAATCAGCCGGGTTCACAGGCAGAATCATAAAAAGGATCTTCTTGCCGGCAAAATCTCCCAGGCGCACTTCTTTGTTATTGATATCCCTGAAGCTATGATCGTACAGCCCCTGCCCCATAACAGAACAGGTAGCCAACAGGCAAAACACCGCAATGATGTATGGTAAAAAGACTCGTTGAAGTTTATATAGTTTATGCATAAAAATTAGTAATTGACGGTTATAGTATTGCAACTGCTGGTAAGAGGAATATCATCTACCCATATCTCGCCTTGCGTTTCTGTAAAATAATTACACCCGATCTCGTACGATCTCCAGTCATTGCTCGATGGCATGATATAGATATTGTAATTACCC
The Filimonas effusa genome window above contains:
- a CDS encoding thioredoxin domain-containing protein, producing MGQGLYDHSFRDINNKEVRLGDFAGKKILFMILPVNPADSLIVQLKGFVAAYGNRVQVIGVLSQEDGASQATKAAINARYGNTGILLTDVLYSRKGGGQSPVMKWLTSKEENGHFDMDVKGSGHKFFINGQGKLYAVLGSNSSLLSPFVQKVMNASESGVQPVPVKDSLKS